A single region of the Bacillus cereus genome encodes:
- a CDS encoding NUDIX hydrolase: protein MAMLYKKKVHAYITREKEGVMQLLVFKHRDIREAGIQVPGGTVDEGETLEAAILREVQEESGLRHFCIEGFLSDYIIFVKEKKEYQKRHFFHISLLTDVKDTWEHIVSAGEEDKGLVFCYEWVDINKCPELAGKQGEFLHLLEEVYVK, encoded by the coding sequence ATGGCGATGTTATATAAGAAAAAGGTACATGCATATATTACGAGAGAAAAAGAAGGGGTTATGCAACTACTCGTTTTTAAACATCGTGATATACGAGAGGCTGGTATCCAAGTGCCAGGTGGGACAGTAGATGAAGGGGAAACGTTAGAGGCAGCAATTTTACGTGAAGTACAAGAAGAGTCAGGACTACGCCATTTTTGTATCGAGGGCTTTCTTTCCGATTACATTATTTTTGTGAAAGAAAAAAAGGAATATCAAAAACGTCATTTTTTCCATATTTCATTATTAACAGATGTGAAAGATACGTGGGAGCATATAGTGAGTGCTGGTGAGGAAGACAAAGGTTTAGTATTTTGTTATGAGTGGGTTGATATTAACAAATGCCCTGAATTAGCAGGTAAACAAGGAGAGTTTTTACATTTGCTAGAAGAGGTATACGTAAAATAA
- a CDS encoding NfeD family protein yields MAGWVIWFIIAGILFIAEMLSITFYMLWLGIGAVVGGLIALFAPDALFLQVVAGAIVSLTLTFFTKRISKNLREAKGFTDTVDKLVGKKGIVMQAITSEVNGIVKVDGDTWTAISDTPIDAGEKVVVIKRHSTILQVKKESE; encoded by the coding sequence ATGGCCGGATGGGTGATTTGGTTCATAATAGCAGGTATTTTATTTATCGCAGAAATGTTGTCGATTACGTTTTACATGCTTTGGCTTGGGATTGGGGCTGTTGTCGGAGGTCTTATTGCTTTGTTTGCTCCTGATGCACTATTTTTACAAGTTGTTGCTGGTGCGATTGTCAGTTTAACATTGACCTTCTTTACGAAAAGAATTTCAAAAAACTTACGAGAAGCAAAAGGTTTTACTGATACAGTAGATAAACTTGTTGGTAAAAAGGGAATTGTTATGCAAGCGATTACAAGTGAAGTGAACGGTATTGTGAAAGTGGATGGAGATACTTGGACAGCTATTTCGGATACTCCTATTGATGCTGGAGAAAAAGTCGTTGTTATAAAGAGGCATAGTACTATTTTACAAGTAAAAAAGGAGAGTGAATAA
- a CDS encoding M15 family metallopeptidase has translation MKKRWALLGIVAMILIVGVAGINYKMYKDQEAREVNVNNIFPKATETIANMDGDIAVISNPNSMLVLVNKNRRLPDGYRPPDLVIPKVRYSSEGDQEKKKMRKEAALALEEMFQQANNERIFLFAVSGFRSFDRQKALNTMYKRQDGEAKTAMSSAVPGTSEHQTGLAMDITSQSAKFQLETAFGETKEGKWLSENAHKFGFVIRYTKAKEGITGYRYEPWHVRYVGNPQATYLYENQMTLEEVTQ, from the coding sequence ATGAAAAAAAGATGGGCACTACTTGGTATCGTAGCGATGATACTGATTGTTGGAGTAGCAGGAATAAATTATAAGATGTACAAGGATCAAGAGGCGCGGGAAGTAAATGTAAATAATATATTCCCAAAAGCAACAGAAACGATTGCTAATATGGATGGAGATATCGCGGTCATTAGTAATCCAAATTCGATGCTTGTACTTGTGAATAAAAATAGGCGATTACCAGATGGGTATAGACCGCCAGATTTAGTTATCCCGAAAGTACGTTACTCTAGTGAAGGTGATCAAGAGAAGAAAAAGATGAGGAAAGAGGCAGCGTTGGCACTTGAAGAAATGTTTCAGCAAGCTAATAATGAGCGGATTTTCCTTTTTGCAGTCTCTGGATTTAGATCTTTTGATCGACAAAAAGCATTAAATACGATGTATAAAAGGCAAGATGGAGAAGCAAAGACAGCGATGTCTAGTGCAGTCCCTGGTACGAGTGAACATCAAACAGGATTAGCTATGGATATTACATCTCAATCAGCTAAGTTTCAGTTAGAAACTGCTTTTGGGGAGACGAAAGAAGGAAAGTGGCTTTCTGAAAATGCCCATAAGTTTGGTTTTGTTATTCGATATACGAAAGCGAAAGAAGGGATTACTGGTTATCGTTATGAACCGTGGCATGTACGGTATGTTGGGAATCCGCAAGCTACATATTTATATGAAAACCAAATGACGCTTGAAGAAGTAACACAGTAA
- a CDS encoding GNAT family N-acetyltransferase — protein sequence MIREIRVEDAASFLQLSKQLDEETKFMLYEPGERKTTVEQQEKMVHRFIENEYATIFVAVEDDRVVGFILANGNDVQRKRHVAGIVIGILQEYSGRGIGTSLFIEVEKWARLHDVWRLELTVMAHNTRAQALYSKIGFEQEGVKKSALIIDGKGVDEYEMAKLLK from the coding sequence GTGATACGTGAGATTAGAGTAGAAGATGCAGCGTCTTTTTTGCAATTAAGTAAGCAATTAGATGAAGAAACGAAATTTATGTTATACGAACCAGGAGAACGAAAAACTACAGTAGAGCAACAAGAAAAGATGGTCCACCGTTTTATAGAAAATGAATATGCAACAATATTTGTAGCAGTTGAAGATGATAGAGTAGTTGGATTTATTTTAGCCAATGGTAATGATGTTCAGAGAAAGAGACATGTGGCAGGCATTGTAATTGGTATTTTGCAAGAGTATAGTGGCCGAGGTATTGGAACGAGTTTGTTTATAGAAGTAGAAAAGTGGGCAAGATTACATGATGTATGGCGTTTAGAATTAACGGTAATGGCCCACAATACAAGAGCTCAGGCACTATATAGCAAAATTGGATTTGAACAAGAAGGTGTCAAAAAATCTGCTCTTATCATCGATGGAAAAGGTGTCGATGAGTATGAAATGGCCAAATTATTAAAATAA
- a CDS encoding permease, whose translation MHPPFICHKCKKRITRKKDLITSIRYFRFYLFHNTCFKNQQLFVSRFIPINTLFGFFLITYGLIAGSILMFTEPSIIWLIFLLPILYRFFSYYYVERFFSK comes from the coding sequence ATGCATCCACCATTCATCTGTCATAAATGTAAAAAAAGAATAACAAGAAAGAAAGATCTTATTACCTCTATACGGTATTTCCGCTTTTATTTATTTCACAACACTTGTTTCAAAAATCAGCAATTATTTGTCTCGCGTTTTATTCCTATAAATACACTCTTTGGTTTCTTTCTTATTACATACGGGCTTATCGCTGGCAGCATTCTAATGTTCACAGAGCCCTCTATCATTTGGCTTATTTTTTTGCTTCCTATTTTATATCGGTTTTTTTCATATTATTATGTTGAACGTTTTTTCTCTAAATAA
- a CDS encoding SPFH domain-containing protein, which translates to MVVALTLTIIFALIVVVFVALTIKIIPQQKVGVIERFGKFQRIMHPGLNILIPIVDRVRVYHDLRIQQTNVPPQKVITKDNVQVEIDTIIFYQIVEPELATYGISNYEYGVRNITSATMRQIIGKMELDETLSGREKISTEIRLALDEATEKWGVRIERVEVVDINPPKDVQASMEKQMKAERNKRAIILEAEAAKQDKVLRAEGEKQSKILMAEGDKEARIREAEGIKEAKELEAQGEARAIDEIAKAEQNRIELLRAADLDERVLAYKSFESLIEVAKGPANKVFIPSNAIETLGTLGAIGEIFKEKQAKKLPSNDTGKEQ; encoded by the coding sequence ATGGTAGTAGCATTAACGTTAACGATTATTTTCGCATTGATTGTCGTTGTATTTGTTGCATTGACGATTAAAATTATCCCACAGCAAAAAGTTGGGGTTATTGAAAGGTTTGGTAAATTTCAGCGCATTATGCACCCAGGATTAAATATTTTAATCCCGATTGTAGATCGCGTTCGTGTATATCATGATCTACGTATTCAACAAACGAATGTACCACCGCAAAAGGTAATAACGAAAGATAATGTACAAGTAGAAATTGATACAATTATTTTCTATCAAATTGTTGAACCAGAACTTGCGACATACGGTATTTCTAATTATGAATATGGTGTTCGCAATATTACTTCTGCAACTATGCGTCAAATTATTGGTAAAATGGAACTTGATGAAACATTATCAGGTCGTGAGAAAATTTCAACAGAAATTCGCTTAGCGCTTGACGAAGCAACAGAAAAATGGGGCGTTCGTATTGAACGTGTTGAAGTAGTAGATATTAACCCGCCAAAAGATGTGCAAGCATCGATGGAAAAACAAATGAAAGCAGAACGTAATAAACGTGCGATCATTTTAGAAGCGGAAGCTGCAAAACAAGATAAGGTTCTTCGTGCTGAAGGTGAAAAACAAAGTAAAATCTTGATGGCTGAAGGGGATAAAGAAGCACGTATTCGTGAAGCTGAAGGTATAAAAGAAGCAAAAGAATTAGAAGCGCAAGGGGAAGCAAGAGCGATTGATGAAATTGCAAAAGCAGAACAAAATCGAATTGAGTTACTTCGTGCAGCAGATTTAGATGAGCGCGTACTTGCTTATAAATCATTTGAATCATTGATTGAGGTTGCGAAAGGGCCAGCAAATAAAGTCTTTATTCCATCTAATGCAATTGAAACACTTGGTACACTTGGGGCAATCGGAGAAATCTTTAAAGAAAAACAAGCGAAGAAACTACCTTCAAATGATACAGGTAAAGAACAATAA
- the csaA gene encoding chaperone CsaA, whose product MASFEDFLNLDLRIGTVRKAEEFKEARVPAIKLEIDFGELGVKQSSAQITKRYSPEDLIGQQVVAVVNFPPKRVAGFKSEVLVLGGVPEAGDVILLQPNMELPNGTKIS is encoded by the coding sequence ATGGCTAGTTTTGAAGATTTTTTAAATTTGGATTTGCGTATTGGGACTGTAAGGAAGGCGGAGGAATTTAAAGAAGCAAGGGTTCCTGCAATTAAGTTAGAAATTGATTTTGGAGAGCTAGGGGTTAAGCAGTCCAGTGCTCAAATTACGAAAAGATATAGCCCAGAAGATTTAATCGGTCAACAAGTGGTTGCTGTTGTGAATTTCCCACCAAAGCGTGTGGCAGGATTTAAATCGGAAGTGCTTGTATTGGGGGGGGTTCCTGAGGCTGGCGATGTTATTTTACTTCAGCCTAATATGGAACTACCGAATGGAACGAAAATTAGTTAG
- the brnQ4 gene encoding branched-chain amino acid transport system II carrier protein BrnQ4, producing MKGRLRPGDTLAIGLMLFALFLGAGNLIFPPVLGQQAGENVWIATIGFLVTGVGLPLLAVTAVAFVEGDLKALSSRVHPIFAFVFPLISYLAIGPFFAIPRTGAVSFEMGMKPFLSEAMVSEWYMLFLFTIVFFGITWYLSLNPSKLVDWFGKFLTPLLVLIVAVIVGKAIIDPIGEPAAPLAAYKENAFFGGFIQGYLTMDAISALVFGIVVVQVIRSKGIKESSQIAKTTVVSGIIAVLGLTLIYLSLAYLGSTSTSLGVSENGGLILTNVVNELYGTSGKILLGLVIILACLTTSVGLTSACAGFFTNLFPKLSHRTIVTMVCVFSLIVSNLGLTQLIAVTLPVLMIIYPVAIVLIVLSYFHKWIGKRNTIYIGAILGALSISLFNGLESANIKIDAISNVLQMLPLYKEGIGWLIPACIGGVLGFFFYKSNESSELQKKGA from the coding sequence ATGAAGGGACGATTAAGGCCAGGTGATACGCTAGCAATTGGTTTAATGTTATTTGCATTATTTTTAGGAGCGGGAAATTTAATTTTCCCACCAGTTTTAGGTCAACAAGCAGGAGAAAATGTTTGGATTGCTACAATTGGATTCCTTGTAACGGGAGTCGGTTTACCCCTATTAGCTGTCACAGCTGTCGCGTTTGTAGAGGGGGACTTGAAAGCGCTATCTTCTAGAGTTCACCCTATATTTGCGTTTGTTTTCCCATTAATTAGTTATTTAGCGATTGGACCATTTTTCGCGATTCCGCGTACTGGAGCCGTTTCATTTGAAATGGGTATGAAGCCATTTTTATCAGAAGCAATGGTTTCAGAATGGTACATGCTATTTCTTTTTACTATAGTTTTCTTCGGAATAACGTGGTATTTATCATTAAATCCATCTAAATTAGTGGATTGGTTCGGGAAATTTCTTACACCATTGTTAGTATTGATTGTTGCTGTTATTGTCGGAAAGGCAATTATTGATCCGATTGGAGAACCAGCTGCGCCGCTAGCGGCATACAAAGAAAATGCTTTCTTTGGTGGATTTATTCAAGGATATTTAACGATGGATGCAATTAGTGCGCTTGTATTTGGAATTGTCGTTGTACAAGTTATCCGTTCTAAGGGAATCAAAGAGAGTAGTCAAATTGCAAAAACAACAGTTGTATCAGGTATTATTGCTGTACTTGGTTTAACGTTAATCTATTTATCACTTGCTTATCTTGGTTCAACAAGTACATCACTTGGTGTATCGGAGAACGGTGGTCTTATTTTAACGAATGTTGTAAATGAGTTATATGGAACAAGTGGTAAAATTTTATTAGGTCTTGTTATTATACTCGCTTGTTTAACAACTTCTGTTGGATTAACATCTGCCTGTGCGGGCTTCTTTACAAACTTATTCCCAAAACTTTCGCATAGAACGATTGTAACGATGGTATGTGTGTTTAGTTTAATTGTATCTAACCTAGGATTAACACAATTAATCGCAGTAACTTTACCAGTGTTAATGATCATTTATCCAGTTGCAATTGTATTAATTGTACTTTCGTATTTCCATAAATGGATTGGAAAGCGTAATACAATTTATATTGGAGCAATATTAGGCGCCTTGTCAATTAGCTTATTTAATGGTTTAGAAAGTGCGAATATCAAAATTGACGCAATTTCAAATGTACTACAAATGCTACCATTATATAAAGAAGGAATAGGATGGTTAATCCCAGCATGTATTGGCGGGGTTCTCGGTTTCTTCTTCTATAAATCAAATGAATCAAGTGAGTTACAAAAGAAAGGTGCCTAG
- a CDS encoding MFS transporter has translation MPKRSLAFYLGSKMCITLADIVYIMIITTHIYITTKSATITALFPLLQVITNLIANTSAPLIMNRFPSYALLYTLQWLKTALLLLLMILFPVLSTNILALLTFIFFISLCSGWSAPLLYSILPRLTPKEKLVKVNSIFSFSTQIAQATAYSFTSIIVLLIGATSTLMINNILMIFGCVALHFSLRSIHTERVTEPSSSKSTALLEGWKLLFHHPSLRTVTLMDIIETFAGTIWIGAITMAYVTTILHKGEEWWGYINTSYYVGTLIGGLIAWRMSSYIQNNLIRSMALGSLMFSILTFLYGVTSNAFIALFLCILMGPCYQIRDISQTTVLQSSVSPSLLSKMYTAHGALISTASGLSMLSVGIITDIFGVRTIYIIASFLILCSACLSFSLLKYHKTEQKDISL, from the coding sequence TTGCCGAAACGCTCACTAGCTTTCTATTTAGGCTCCAAAATGTGTATTACCCTTGCTGACATTGTATACATAATGATTATTACAACTCACATCTATATCACAACTAAATCAGCTACAATTACCGCTCTTTTTCCATTATTACAAGTAATCACAAATCTTATCGCGAACACATCTGCACCACTTATAATGAATCGTTTTCCATCTTATGCATTGCTATATACTCTGCAATGGCTGAAAACAGCTCTTTTGCTATTATTAATGATTTTATTCCCGGTCTTATCCACAAACATTTTAGCTCTATTAACTTTCATTTTTTTCATTTCATTATGTAGTGGGTGGAGTGCTCCATTACTATACAGCATCCTTCCACGCCTAACACCAAAAGAAAAATTGGTAAAAGTAAATAGTATCTTTTCATTTTCAACACAAATTGCACAAGCGACGGCTTATTCATTTACAAGTATTATAGTTCTTCTCATTGGCGCTACTTCTACACTCATGATTAATAACATTCTGATGATTTTTGGATGTGTTGCATTACACTTTTCATTACGTTCCATACATACTGAACGAGTAACAGAGCCTTCCTCTTCAAAAAGCACCGCTTTATTAGAAGGCTGGAAACTATTATTTCATCACCCTTCTTTGCGCACAGTTACACTAATGGACATAATTGAAACTTTCGCAGGAACAATATGGATTGGTGCTATTACGATGGCATATGTAACGACTATTCTACATAAAGGTGAAGAATGGTGGGGATATATTAATACAAGTTACTATGTCGGTACATTAATTGGTGGTCTAATAGCGTGGAGAATGAGTTCATACATTCAAAATAATTTAATACGCTCCATGGCATTAGGCTCTCTTATGTTTAGCATCCTTACGTTTCTATATGGTGTTACAAGCAACGCATTTATCGCTCTATTTCTTTGCATTTTAATGGGACCATGTTATCAAATTAGAGATATTTCTCAAACAACAGTTCTTCAATCAAGTGTCTCTCCTTCATTATTATCAAAGATGTATACAGCCCATGGTGCACTTATCTCGACAGCTTCCGGCCTTTCTATGCTTAGCGTTGGAATTATTACTGACATTTTCGGTGTTCGTACTATTTATATCATCGCTTCTTTTCTTATTTTATGTTCTGCTTGTTTGTCTTTTAGCTTATTAAAATATCATAAGACGGAGCAGAAAGATATTTCACTTTAA
- a CDS encoding DUF1572 domain-containing protein, with translation MERKLVSVKVGVNLDIGQEYLKCAISNFKATQNQGERVLSQLTYEQIMWSLHEETNSIAIIIKHLHGNMRSRWTEFLISDGEKTDRNRDGEFEGGYNSKQEALAAWQEGWEYVFEALDNVTPEQILQKVYIRGEEHTVMQAIERQISHYALHIGQIIYIGKMLKENDWECLSIPRGQSTRYLEKKRST, from the coding sequence ATGGAACGAAAATTAGTTAGTGTGAAAGTGGGTGTTAATTTGGATATCGGACAAGAATATTTAAAATGTGCAATTTCGAATTTTAAAGCAACACAAAATCAAGGAGAACGAGTACTTTCTCAATTAACTTATGAACAGATAATGTGGTCTCTTCATGAGGAGACAAATAGTATTGCAATTATTATTAAGCATTTACATGGTAATATGCGTTCAAGATGGACGGAATTTTTAATATCTGATGGCGAAAAAACAGACCGTAATCGAGATGGTGAATTTGAAGGTGGCTACAATTCAAAACAAGAAGCTCTTGCTGCGTGGCAAGAAGGGTGGGAATATGTTTTTGAAGCTTTGGATAATGTAACGCCAGAGCAGATTTTGCAGAAAGTATACATTCGCGGAGAAGAGCACACTGTCATGCAAGCGATCGAAAGGCAAATTTCTCATTATGCTTTACATATTGGACAAATCATTTACATTGGTAAAATGTTAAAAGAAAATGATTGGGAATGTTTAAGTATTCCTAGAGGTCAGTCTACCCGTTATTTAGAGAAAAAACGTTCAACATAA
- a CDS encoding amidase family protein: MEIQFNTLLQKELTIHDIQKEMEAGQLTSKELVMYYLYRIAKYDQDGPEINSILEINPDAIFIAEALDYERKTKGVRGLLHGIPVLLKDNIETNDSMHTSAGTIALEQNISSEDAFLVKKLREAGAVIIGKANMTELANGMSFEMWAGYSARGGQTINPYGTGKDDMFVGGSSTGSAIAVAANFTVLSVGTETDASILSPAVQNSVVGIKPTVGLISRSGIIPFTYSQDTAGPFARTVTDAAILLGSLTGVDEKDVATHKSEGMAYQDYTTYLDANGLKGAKIGVFSNAPKEYYESGEYDEKLFKETIQVLRSEGATVVENIDIPSFHREWSWGVPLYELKHSLDNYFSKLPSTIPVHSISELMEFNKNIAERALKYGQTKLERKKDFPNTLRNPEYLKARLEDIYFSQEQGIDFALEKYNLDAILFPSYIGSTICAKAGYPSIAIPAGYMKSGRPFGITIASTAFSEGILIKLAYAFEQATKHREIPQLS; encoded by the coding sequence ATGGAAATCCAGTTTAATACATTATTGCAAAAAGAATTAACAATTCATGATATTCAAAAGGAAATGGAAGCTGGGCAGTTAACTTCAAAAGAACTAGTCATGTATTATCTTTATAGAATCGCAAAGTATGACCAAGACGGCCCGGAAATTAATTCAATTTTAGAAATTAATCCAGATGCTATCTTTATTGCAGAAGCATTAGATTATGAAAGAAAGACAAAAGGTGTAAGGGGTCTATTACATGGTATACCGGTTTTACTTAAGGATAATATTGAAACGAATGACTCAATGCATACAAGTGCAGGTACAATTGCCTTAGAACAAAATATAAGTAGTGAAGATGCATTTCTCGTAAAAAAACTGCGAGAAGCAGGAGCAGTGATAATAGGAAAAGCAAATATGACAGAGTTAGCAAATGGAATGTCTTTTGAAATGTGGGCTGGATATAGTGCGAGAGGTGGTCAAACAATCAATCCATATGGAACAGGCAAGGATGATATGTTTGTTGGAGGATCAAGTACAGGGTCTGCTATAGCAGTTGCTGCTAACTTTACTGTATTATCCGTTGGAACAGAGACGGATGCTTCTATTTTGAGCCCAGCTGTTCAAAACTCAGTTGTAGGTATTAAGCCGACTGTTGGGTTAATTAGTCGTAGTGGAATTATTCCTTTCACTTATTCACAAGATACAGCTGGGCCATTTGCAAGAACAGTAACAGATGCTGCTATTTTGCTAGGGAGTCTAACTGGGGTGGATGAGAAGGATGTAGCTACTCATAAAAGTGAAGGAATGGCATATCAAGATTATACAACTTACCTCGATGCTAACGGTTTAAAGGGGGCGAAGATTGGTGTGTTTAGCAATGCACCAAAAGAATATTACGAATCTGGTGAGTACGATGAAAAATTGTTTAAGGAAACGATCCAAGTATTACGTAGTGAGGGAGCGACAGTAGTAGAAAATATTGATATTCCTTCTTTTCACAGAGAATGGAGTTGGGGAGTTCCACTTTATGAGCTGAAGCATAGCCTGGATAACTATTTTTCTAAACTACCTTCTACTATTCCAGTACATTCTATTTCGGAGCTAATGGAGTTTAATAAAAACATAGCAGAAAGAGCTTTGAAATATGGACAAACTAAGTTAGAAAGAAAAAAAGATTTTCCTAATACGTTAAGAAATCCTGAATATTTAAAGGCAAGATTAGAAGATATATACTTTTCGCAAGAACAAGGTATTGATTTTGCATTGGAAAAATATAATCTGGATGCGATACTGTTCCCTTCTTATATAGGATCTACTATATGTGCGAAAGCAGGTTATCCGTCTATAGCAATACCGGCTGGATATATGAAAAGCGGAAGGCCTTTTGGAATTACGATTGCAAGTACTGCTTTTAGTGAAGGAATATTAATTAAACTAGCATATGCTTTTGAACAAGCGACAAAACATAGGGAAATTCCTCAATTGTCATGA
- the spoIIP gene encoding stage II sporulation protein SpoIIP, translating to MNRGFFYVKLTSVRKLILFVITTVLATFFLISVMVTSMKETKSTYLYNWLNELSMNGYMYVIGKENHYFTQEYRNLNQDFSISSFLFSMATNIRFDDVRSFVGKELPGFGKYDTEIVIAGEGTNYSNLPIESSVPLEEVVKERTGEAGQVPKPDPNKEKKQPAQTTGKRQVAFIYHTHSWESYLPLLNLTNDPDPNKATSSVTNISIVGDRFREQLESEGIGANNDKTDVGQKLISKGLNSNSSYKLSREIVQEAMTSNKELQYFFDLHRDSARKNVTTKTIGDKSYAKLAFVIGKGNKNYEKNLQLATALHETINKKYPGVSRGVIQKGFQTGNGVYNQDLSGQAILIEVGGVDNTEEELNRSIDALAKAFGEYFWQAEKVNG from the coding sequence ATGAATCGAGGCTTTTTTTACGTGAAATTAACAAGTGTACGCAAATTAATTTTATTTGTTATTACTACGGTATTAGCGACTTTTTTTCTTATTAGTGTAATGGTAACTTCCATGAAAGAGACGAAGTCAACGTATTTATATAATTGGTTGAATGAGTTATCAATGAATGGTTACATGTACGTTATTGGGAAAGAGAATCATTATTTTACACAGGAGTACCGGAATTTGAATCAAGACTTTTCTATTTCTTCATTCCTCTTTTCGATGGCTACGAATATTCGTTTTGATGATGTACGTAGTTTTGTTGGGAAAGAACTTCCGGGATTTGGGAAATATGATACGGAAATCGTTATAGCAGGTGAAGGAACAAATTACTCCAACTTACCGATAGAATCGAGTGTTCCTCTTGAAGAAGTAGTGAAGGAACGGACTGGAGAAGCTGGACAAGTTCCTAAGCCTGATCCGAATAAAGAGAAGAAACAGCCAGCTCAAACAACGGGGAAAAGACAAGTTGCATTCATTTATCATACACATAGTTGGGAATCTTATTTGCCGTTACTGAACTTAACGAATGACCCAGATCCGAATAAAGCAACGAGTTCTGTAACGAATATTTCAATAGTTGGAGATCGTTTTCGGGAACAACTGGAAAGTGAAGGTATAGGTGCTAATAACGATAAGACTGATGTCGGCCAAAAGTTAATAAGTAAAGGATTAAACAGTAATAGTTCTTATAAACTGTCACGAGAAATTGTACAAGAAGCGATGACTAGTAATAAAGAACTCCAATATTTTTTCGATTTGCACCGTGATAGTGCACGGAAAAATGTCACGACAAAAACAATTGGAGATAAATCATATGCAAAGCTTGCTTTTGTAATAGGGAAAGGTAACAAAAACTATGAAAAAAACTTACAATTAGCAACGGCTTTACATGAGACGATTAATAAGAAATATCCAGGAGTGAGCCGTGGTGTAATTCAAAAAGGATTCCAAACAGGAAATGGAGTCTATAATCAAGACTTATCAGGACAAGCCATATTAATTGAAGTTGGTGGCGTAGACAATACAGAGGAAGAATTAAATAGATCGATAGATGCTCTTGCTAAAGCATTTGGAGAATATTTTTGGCAAGCTGAAAAAGTAAATGGATAA